In Methanobrevibacter ruminantium, one genomic interval encodes:
- a CDS encoding DNA-directed RNA polymerase subunit N, whose amino-acid sequence MIPIRCISCGKPVSAYFDEYNRRLADGEESKDILDDMGITRYCCRRMLISHVETWE is encoded by the coding sequence ATGATACCTATACGATGTATAAGTTGTGGAAAACCCGTTTCTGCATATTTTGATGAATACAACCGCAGATTAGCTGATGGTGAAGAGTCAAAAGATATTTTGGATGATATGGGTATTACAAGATATTGTTGTAGAAGAATGTTAATTTCCCATGTTGAAACTTGGGAATAA
- a CDS encoding DNA-directed RNA polymerase subunit K, translating into MAANKDNTKKLTRFEKARVLGARAIQLSMGAKPMKHKEIEKFLKNSKSLDPIDIATKELELGILPLNVRHKE; encoded by the coding sequence ATGGCTGCAAATAAAGACAATACAAAAAAATTAACAAGATTCGAAAAGGCTAGAGTTTTAGGTGCAAGAGCTATTCAGCTTTCCATGGGCGCTAAGCCTATGAAACACAAGGAAATTGAAAAATTCCTTAAAAATTCCAAATCTCTTGATCCTATTGATATAGCTACTAAGGAACTTGAATTAGGCATTTTGCCTTTAAACGTTAGACACAAAGAATAA
- the eno gene encoding phosphopyruvate hydratase has product MDSVIEDVRVRKILDSRGNPTVEVDIITWNGFGRAAAPSGASTGSREVVSFPEGGVSQVITDVEDLISSELIGMAAEDIEDIDEILKEIDGTDNLSAIGGNTTVAVSMAAAKAAAMSYNLPLYNFLGGNFIKEIPYPLGNMMNGGAHAGPNAPDIQEFLVVPVGANDITEAVFANVEVHKRLKELISKKDPSFTGGKGDEGGWIPNITNDQALEIQAQACEEVGDELGFIIKPGLDMASSEFWSEEEGKYVYGQDGLERDSGDQVDYVKDLIETYHMFYVEDPFDEKDFEGFTELTAKVGNKCRVCGDDLFVTNSELLAKGIEMNAANAIVIKPNQIGTLTDTYATVRLAKENGVMPVVSHRSGETCDETIAHLAIAFGAPMIKTGAIGGERIAKLNELIRIEEEMSNPRMAGLY; this is encoded by the coding sequence TTGGATAGTGTAATTGAAGATGTTCGTGTTAGAAAGATTTTAGACAGCAGGGGAAATCCTACTGTTGAAGTGGACATAATTACCTGGAACGGATTTGGAAGAGCTGCTGCACCAAGTGGTGCAAGCACTGGTTCTAGAGAAGTCGTTTCTTTCCCAGAAGGCGGAGTGAGTCAAGTAATCACTGATGTTGAAGATTTAATCTCCTCCGAACTTATTGGTATGGCTGCTGAAGACATCGAGGACATTGATGAAATCCTTAAGGAAATTGATGGAACCGATAACTTGTCTGCAATTGGTGGAAATACCACTGTAGCTGTTTCAATGGCTGCAGCTAAAGCAGCTGCAATGAGTTACAATTTGCCTCTTTACAATTTCTTAGGAGGCAATTTCATTAAGGAAATTCCTTATCCATTAGGAAATATGATGAATGGAGGGGCTCATGCAGGTCCTAATGCACCTGACATTCAAGAGTTCCTTGTTGTTCCTGTTGGAGCAAATGACATTACAGAAGCGGTTTTCGCTAATGTTGAAGTTCATAAAAGATTAAAGGAATTAATATCCAAAAAAGATCCTAGCTTCACTGGTGGAAAAGGTGATGAAGGAGGATGGATTCCAAACATTACCAATGATCAAGCTTTGGAAATTCAAGCTCAAGCTTGTGAAGAGGTAGGGGATGAACTCGGTTTTATCATAAAACCTGGTTTGGATATGGCTTCATCTGAATTCTGGAGCGAGGAAGAAGGAAAATATGTCTATGGTCAAGACGGTCTTGAAAGAGACAGCGGTGACCAGGTTGATTATGTAAAAGACTTGATTGAAACTTATCATATGTTCTATGTTGAAGATCCTTTTGATGAGAAAGATTTTGAAGGATTTACAGAGCTCACTGCAAAAGTAGGCAACAAATGCCGCGTTTGCGGAGATGACTTATTCGTAACAAATAGCGAATTGTTGGCTAAAGGAATTGAAATGAATGCTGCAAATGCAATCGTAATCAAGCCAAATCAAATAGGTACTTTAACAGATACTTATGCAACTGTAAGATTAGCTAAAGAGAATGGCGTCATGCCTGTTGTTTCCCACAGATCCGGTGAAACCTGTGATGAAACCATTGCTCACTTGGCAATTGCATTCGGTGCTCCAATGATTAAAACCGGTGCAATTGGTGGTGAAAGAATAGCTAAATTAAATGAACTTATCAGAATTGAAGAGGAAATGTCCAATCCTAGAATGGCTGGTTTATATTAG
- a CDS encoding indolepyruvate ferredoxin oxidoreductase subunit alpha — protein sequence MSTVIIDASKCENADCGECVDMCPMEIFSLDGDKIVTDHEDECTLCEVCVDMCPNDCITIKDE from the coding sequence ATGTCAACTGTTATTATTGATGCAAGCAAATGTGAAAATGCAGATTGTGGTGAATGTGTAGATATGTGTCCTATGGAAATCTTTTCCTTAGACGGAGACAAAATCGTAACTGATCATGAAGACGAATGTACTTTATGTGAAGTATGTGTCGACATGTGTCCTAACGACTGCATTACTATCAAAGATGAATAG
- the rpsB gene encoding 30S ribosomal protein S2, whose protein sequence is MSDLLIPLEKYLAAGLHIGTQQKTSDMEKYIFRVRSDGLYVLDVRKTDERIRAVAKFLAKYDPDDILVVATRQYGQAPVKKFGAITGCKTIPGRFIPGTLTNPQYAKFIEPKVIVVTDPRSDSQAILESKQNGIPVVGLCDSENLLANVDICVPSNNKGRKAIALIYWLLARQILRERGILGEDEDLDIESSDFELKF, encoded by the coding sequence GTGTCAGATTTATTAATCCCTTTAGAAAAGTATTTGGCTGCTGGGTTACACATTGGTACCCAACAAAAAACTAGTGACATGGAAAAATACATTTTTCGTGTAAGATCCGATGGTTTATATGTCTTAGACGTTCGTAAAACTGATGAAAGAATCAGAGCTGTTGCTAAATTCTTAGCAAAATACGACCCAGATGACATTTTAGTAGTAGCTACCCGTCAATACGGTCAAGCTCCTGTTAAAAAATTCGGTGCAATCACTGGATGTAAAACCATTCCTGGTAGATTCATCCCAGGTACCTTAACCAACCCACAATACGCTAAATTCATTGAACCTAAAGTTATTGTTGTAACTGACCCAAGATCCGACTCTCAAGCAATTTTAGAATCCAAACAAAACGGTATTCCTGTAGTAGGTTTATGCGATTCTGAAAACTTACTTGCTAACGTAGATATTTGTGTTCCATCTAACAACAAAGGTAGAAAAGCTATTGCTTTAATCTACTGGTTACTTGCAAGACAAATCTTAAGAGAAAGAGGCATTCTTGGCGAAGACGAAGATTTAGACATTGAATCTTCTGACTTTGAATTAAAGTTCTAA
- the amrB gene encoding AmmeMemoRadiSam system protein B, producing the protein MIREPAVAGAFYESNVKYLRESIEDCFKHRLGPGEVPKLSRIKNEKQVNAIMVPHAGYVYSGPTAAHAYSKLVQDGYPETFVILCPNHTGYGADVSVYNEGSWVVPNGVCDVDNELADEIIKNSNFAKADFNAHLKEHSCEVQLPFLKYFDSNFKIVPICMMDQSVETSKDLANSIYESSQNLGRKITLIDSSDLSHFKSQEKTIEHDNLVFNEVFNANTEGLYHVVKNEQISICGYGPTMVSMEFSKKLGQKNFELLQHSTSGDITLDYASVVGYGSGVWY; encoded by the coding sequence ATGATTAGAGAACCTGCAGTTGCTGGTGCATTTTATGAAAGTAATGTAAAATACTTAAGAGAATCAATTGAGGACTGTTTTAAACATAGGTTAGGGCCTGGTGAAGTGCCTAAGCTATCAAGGATAAAAAATGAAAAACAGGTTAATGCAATTATGGTTCCACATGCAGGATATGTCTACTCTGGCCCTACTGCCGCTCATGCTTATTCTAAATTAGTTCAGGACGGTTATCCAGAAACCTTTGTAATACTTTGTCCTAATCATACTGGCTATGGGGCAGATGTTTCAGTGTACAATGAGGGATCATGGGTAGTTCCGAATGGAGTCTGTGATGTGGACAATGAACTTGCAGATGAAATTATAAAAAACTCTAATTTCGCTAAGGCTGATTTTAATGCACACTTAAAGGAACACAGCTGTGAAGTTCAGCTTCCATTCTTAAAGTACTTTGACAGCAACTTCAAGATAGTTCCAATCTGCATGATGGATCAATCTGTTGAAACATCTAAAGATTTGGCAAATTCCATCTATGAATCTAGCCAAAACTTAGGAAGAAAAATCACTTTGATTGATAGTTCTGATTTATCTCATTTTAAGTCTCAGGAAAAGACCATCGAACATGACAACCTTGTGTTTAATGAAGTGTTCAATGCAAATACTGAAGGGCTTTATCATGTTGTAAAAAATGAACAAATTAGTATATGCGGATACGGTCCAACTATGGTAAGTATGGAATTTTCTAAAAAATTAGGCCAAAAGAACTTTGAACTTTTACAGCATTCAACAAGTGGTGACATAACTTTGGATTATGCATCTGTAGTTGGATATGGTTCTGGTGTATGGTATTGA
- the gloA gene encoding lactoylglutathione lyase, with protein sequence MVNCMMIHEMIRVFDLERSLKFYDEALGMKENRRVDKPEGKFTLVYLTDGQSHFELELTYNYDPEVPYEIGSGYGHLAVLVEDIEAVRQEHINAGYEVGPLKSLYDDGSEKYYFLTDPDGYKIEVMERA encoded by the coding sequence ATGGTAAATTGTATGATGATACATGAAATGATTAGGGTCTTTGACCTTGAACGTTCATTGAAGTTTTATGATGAAGCATTGGGAATGAAAGAGAACAGGAGAGTGGATAAGCCTGAAGGTAAATTTACATTGGTCTATTTGACAGATGGCCAATCACATTTTGAATTGGAACTCACTTATAATTATGACCCTGAAGTTCCTTATGAAATAGGTTCTGGATATGGACATCTTGCAGTTCTTGTTGAGGACATTGAAGCAGTTAGGCAAGAACATATCAATGCAGGATATGAAGTGGGTCCTTTAAAAAGCTTATATGATGACGGAAGTGAAAAATACTATTTCTTGACAGATCCCGACGGATATAAAATAGAAGTTATGGAAAGGGCTTAA
- a CDS encoding TfoX/Sxy family protein yields MSSSNEYLESILEQLSDLDEISYRAMMGEYIIYYRGKIIGGIYDGRFLIKPVKSAMAMMPEANMEFPYEGAKEMLLVDDVDDREFLKELLEAMYEELPAPRKKRK; encoded by the coding sequence ATGTCATCAAGTAATGAATATTTAGAATCCATATTGGAGCAACTTTCTGATTTGGATGAAATATCCTATCGGGCAATGATGGGTGAATACATTATTTACTATCGGGGTAAGATTATTGGTGGAATCTACGATGGTCGTTTTCTTATAAAACCTGTAAAATCAGCTATGGCTATGATGCCTGAAGCAAATATGGAATTTCCTTATGAAGGTGCAAAGGAAATGTTGCTTGTGGATGATGTGGATGACAGAGAATTCTTAAAAGAGCTATTGGAAGCGATGTATGAAGAGCTTCCAGCCCCTAGGAAAAAGCGTAAATGA
- a CDS encoding site-2 protease family protein: MPIVMIGVGAGFLLHEIGHKFVSMKYGYWAEFKLWSLGLVIAFVAAFLGFVFAAPSAVNTYADQMSDEINGRIAVAGPMTNMGLALIFIAIAAFIYPFSLHSQIIHLIYLTCAVGYSVNSYLAAFNLLPFATLDGTKVMKWNVLIWFVIFAIAAVMTLLSMTIGAENMVGLIIGM; the protein is encoded by the coding sequence TTGCCAATAGTCATGATTGGTGTTGGTGCAGGATTCCTGTTGCATGAGATTGGGCATAAGTTCGTTTCAATGAAATACGGTTACTGGGCAGAATTCAAGTTATGGTCTTTAGGATTGGTAATCGCATTCGTTGCAGCATTTCTTGGGTTTGTATTTGCAGCACCCAGTGCAGTAAACACTTATGCAGATCAAATGAGCGATGAGATTAACGGCAGAATTGCTGTTGCAGGACCAATGACCAATATGGGACTTGCATTGATATTCATAGCCATTGCAGCATTCATATATCCGTTTTCATTACATTCCCAAATAATTCATTTAATATATCTAACTTGTGCTGTAGGTTATTCAGTAAACAGCTATTTAGCAGCATTTAACCTATTGCCTTTTGCAACTTTGGATGGAACTAAAGTTATGAAGTGGAATGTCTTGATTTGGTTTGTTATTTTTGCAATAGCTGCAGTAATGACACTGCTATCCATGACCATAGGTGCTGAAAACATGGTTGGATTAATCATTGGAATGTAA
- the mvk gene encoding mevalonate kinase, with the protein MRHISVASAPGKTILFGEHSVVYDEPAIAGAVNKRATVSIRRSNNNYSTLKSNDLGFEVKMDTRRGTYTLVRGKPGIIRYILNAMGKFHDHSNIDMSLSLNLPIGSGLGSSAAVTVATIAALHHFHGVEFNKETLAHEAHGVEEEVQGIASPLDTLISTYGGLIYLSREKRIVRFDSHLDAPFVVGFTNKYGNTAKMVKNVKTLKETYPELVNPIISTMGKIANEARVAIIKNDVERIAELMNLNQGLLDSLGVNTYELSRMIYTARDNGALASKITGSGGGGSIISLCSEETIDKVAEAINIEDKTIKVKFSKDGVLVNRRTPPLP; encoded by the coding sequence ATGAGACATATATCAGTAGCTTCTGCACCGGGAAAGACAATCCTTTTCGGTGAGCATTCAGTAGTGTATGATGAACCGGCTATTGCAGGTGCAGTCAATAAAAGGGCTACAGTAAGCATTCGCAGATCAAATAACAATTACTCCACATTAAAGTCCAATGATTTAGGTTTTGAAGTAAAGATGGATACCCGTAGAGGAACTTATACATTAGTTAGAGGAAAACCAGGAATCATACGCTATATCTTAAATGCTATGGGAAAGTTCCATGATCACAGTAACATTGACATGAGCTTGTCCCTTAATTTGCCTATAGGTTCAGGTTTAGGTTCTTCTGCTGCTGTAACTGTCGCTACAATCGCTGCATTGCATCATTTTCATGGAGTTGAATTCAATAAGGAAACCCTTGCACATGAAGCTCATGGAGTGGAAGAGGAAGTTCAAGGGATTGCCAGCCCATTGGATACTTTGATTAGTACATATGGTGGATTAATCTACTTGTCTCGTGAGAAGAGGATTGTCCGTTTTGACAGTCATTTGGATGCTCCATTTGTTGTGGGATTCACAAATAAATATGGGAACACTGCTAAAATGGTTAAGAACGTAAAGACATTAAAGGAAACCTATCCTGAATTGGTCAATCCAATAATCTCTACAATGGGTAAAATTGCTAATGAGGCAAGAGTTGCAATCATAAAGAATGATGTTGAAAGGATTGCTGAATTGATGAACTTGAATCAGGGATTGCTTGACTCCTTAGGTGTAAACACTTATGAATTGTCTAGAATGATTTATACCGCTCGTGACAATGGAGCGTTAGCATCCAAAATCACCGGTTCTGGTGGTGGTGGAAGCATAATCTCATTATGTAGTGAAGAGACAATAGATAAAGTTGCAGAAGCAATCAATATTGAGGATAAAACAATTAAAGTCAAGTTCTCAAAGGATGGTGTTTTAGTAAATAGGAGAACCCCTCCTTTGCCTTAA
- a CDS encoding isopentenyl phosphate kinase: MIILKIGGSILTEKDLAEPKVDYENLNRIADEIRESLYAEEISNDLIDGLVIVHGAGSFGHPPAKKYQIGQPFEMKDYLEKKIGFAEVQNEVKKLNSIICESLIEHGIPVIAIPPSSFITSHNKRIYDFDLNLIKTYLREGFVPVLFGDVVIDDEVKIAVISGDQVLQYIAKFLKSDRIVLGTDVAGVYTKNPKTHDDAVHIDEVNSIEDIKFLESTTNVDVTGGMVGKVKELLDLADYGISSEIINANEEGAIAKALQGMKVNGTKICRK; the protein is encoded by the coding sequence ATGATTATTTTAAAGATTGGCGGAAGCATATTAACTGAAAAGGATTTGGCAGAACCTAAAGTCGATTATGAAAACTTAAATCGTATTGCAGATGAAATCAGAGAGTCATTATATGCTGAGGAAATCAGCAATGACTTGATAGATGGTCTTGTAATCGTTCATGGTGCAGGCTCATTCGGTCATCCTCCTGCTAAAAAGTATCAAATAGGCCAGCCTTTTGAAATGAAGGATTACCTTGAAAAGAAAATAGGATTTGCTGAAGTTCAAAATGAGGTCAAGAAATTGAATTCAATCATCTGTGAGTCCTTGATTGAACATGGTATTCCAGTTATTGCAATACCTCCATCTTCATTTATAACTTCACACAATAAGAGAATCTATGACTTTGACTTGAACTTGATAAAGACATATCTTAGGGAAGGTTTTGTGCCTGTTCTCTTTGGAGATGTCGTTATTGATGATGAAGTGAAGATCGCGGTTATCTCTGGAGATCAAGTCCTCCAATACATTGCTAAATTCTTGAAATCTGATAGGATTGTCCTTGGAACTGATGTTGCAGGAGTTTATACCAAAAACCCTAAAACACATGACGATGCAGTTCATATTGATGAAGTGAACTCCATTGAAGACATTAAGTTCTTGGAATCCACCACCAACGTTGATGTTACCGGCGGTATGGTAGGTAAGGTAAAAGAGCTTTTAGACTTGGCTGATTATGGAATAAGCTCTGAAATCATCAATGCAAATGAGGAAGGGGCAATTGCAAAGGCATTGCAGGGCATGAAAGTGAATGGAACTAAAATCTGCAGAAAATAA
- the fni gene encoding type 2 isopentenyl-diphosphate Delta-isomerase, with protein sequence MISDRKLEHLLICKNYDVNYKDKTTGFEDIELIHRALPEVHKEEIDISTEVFGKKLESPLFITAITGGHPAAKDINKELATVAEDKQIGLGLGSQRAAIVHPELKDTYDVVRENAPSALVLGNIGAPQSDLAEKAVEILDSDILAIHLNPLQEAIQPEGDVDARGYIDSIAEICKSVKVPVMAKETGTGISAEDAKTLEKAGVSFIDIEGAGGTSWAAVETYRADDRYMGELFWEWGIPTAVSTAEVVNSVDVPVVSSGGIRSGLDAAKAIALGADAVGMALPALKGAYEGQEALVQMVERFNESLRIAMFLVGASNIEELKNSNLIIKGETKNWLEARGFDTNDYARR encoded by the coding sequence ATGATTTCAGATAGAAAATTAGAACATCTATTGATTTGTAAGAATTATGATGTTAATTATAAGGATAAGACTACAGGCTTTGAGGATATTGAATTGATCCATAGAGCATTGCCTGAAGTTCATAAAGAGGAAATTGATATTTCAACAGAGGTTTTCGGCAAGAAATTGGAATCCCCTTTATTCATTACAGCAATCACTGGAGGACATCCTGCTGCTAAGGACATCAATAAGGAATTGGCTACTGTTGCAGAAGATAAGCAAATAGGTTTAGGTTTAGGTAGTCAAAGGGCAGCTATTGTCCATCCTGAATTAAAAGACACTTATGATGTTGTAAGGGAAAATGCTCCATCCGCACTTGTTTTAGGAAATATTGGGGCGCCTCAATCTGATTTAGCAGAAAAAGCTGTTGAGATATTGGACAGTGATATTTTAGCAATCCATTTAAACCCATTGCAAGAGGCAATTCAACCTGAAGGGGATGTTGATGCAAGAGGATACATAGATTCAATAGCTGAAATTTGCAAATCCGTTAAAGTTCCTGTCATGGCAAAGGAAACAGGTACCGGAATAAGTGCTGAAGATGCAAAGACTCTTGAAAAGGCAGGAGTAAGCTTTATTGATATAGAAGGTGCTGGCGGAACCAGCTGGGCTGCTGTTGAAACCTATCGTGCAGATGACCGTTATATGGGAGAATTGTTCTGGGAGTGGGGAATCCCTACTGCTGTAAGCACTGCAGAAGTAGTGAATTCTGTTGATGTTCCAGTTGTCTCTTCTGGTGGTATCAGATCAGGTCTTGATGCTGCAAAAGCTATTGCACTTGGTGCAGATGCTGTTGGTATGGCACTTCCTGCACTTAAAGGAGCTTATGAAGGACAAGAGGCTTTAGTTCAAATGGTTGAAAGGTTCAATGAATCCTTAAGAATAGCTATGTTTTTAGTTGGGGCTTCAAATATCGAGGAGCTTAAGAATTCAAATCTCATCATTAAAGGTGAGACTAAAAACTGGTTAGAAGCAAGAGGCTTTGATACTAATGATTATGCAAGAAGGTAA
- a CDS encoding RNase J family beta-CASP ribonuclease, which yields MTVEVIAIGGYEEVGKNMTAVKVGEDVIIFDMGIHLDRISIHEDTDIDRMHSLDLIERGVIPDDTIMKDVDGKVKGIVFSHGHLDHIGAVAKLAHRYDAPIIGTPYTTALIEKQIKGERKFKVNNPIRPLNPGSKIKLSKDITLEFVQSTHSIPQAVFPVLHTNEGIIVYALDFKFDNHQKVSPPPDYNRLRELGRKGVLALIVETTNAINYTETRTYSEKVARIILEDLMREPLKAKEGMIVTTFSSHIERIQTIADIAKDSDREIFFLGRSMERFCGIAQNLGILKLPPNAYVYGSPKAVNKALMKAEEDRDKFLLVTTGHQGEPDALLPRIASGRTPFNVKKGDNVIFSAPIIPNPTNAANRHILESKLKANGARIYANAHVSGHAGREDHRDFLRMLKPKHIIPAHGELEMLVAYGELAEEEGYRIGNNIHILRNAQAQVFNGH from the coding sequence ATGACTGTAGAAGTTATTGCAATTGGTGGATATGAAGAAGTAGGAAAGAACATGACTGCAGTAAAAGTCGGTGAAGATGTAATCATCTTTGATATGGGTATCCACTTAGACAGAATCAGCATTCACGAAGATACAGATATTGATAGAATGCATAGTTTGGATTTAATCGAAAGAGGAGTAATTCCAGACGATACAATCATGAAGGATGTAGACGGAAAAGTTAAGGGTATAGTGTTCTCACACGGTCACTTGGACCACATTGGTGCTGTTGCCAAATTGGCTCACAGATACGATGCGCCAATCATCGGAACCCCTTATACCACTGCATTAATTGAAAAGCAGATTAAAGGAGAACGTAAATTCAAGGTAAACAATCCAATCAGACCATTAAATCCTGGAAGCAAGATCAAGTTGTCCAAGGACATTACCTTAGAGTTTGTACAGTCCACTCACAGTATTCCTCAAGCGGTGTTCCCTGTATTGCACACCAATGAAGGAATAATCGTTTATGCATTGGACTTCAAGTTTGACAATCATCAAAAGGTTTCCCCACCCCCTGATTACAACAGGCTTAGGGAATTAGGTAGAAAAGGAGTATTGGCTCTTATTGTAGAGACTACCAATGCAATTAATTACACTGAAACCAGAACATACTCAGAAAAGGTTGCAAGAATAATTCTTGAAGACTTGATGAGAGAACCTTTAAAAGCAAAAGAAGGTATGATTGTAACCACTTTCTCATCTCATATTGAAAGGATTCAAACCATTGCAGACATTGCAAAGGACAGCGATAGGGAAATTTTCTTTTTAGGACGTTCAATGGAAAGGTTCTGTGGAATAGCACAAAACTTGGGAATCTTGAAATTACCTCCAAACGCTTATGTTTATGGATCTCCTAAAGCGGTCAATAAGGCGCTTATGAAGGCTGAAGAGGATAGGGACAAGTTCTTGCTTGTAACCACTGGTCACCAAGGTGAACCTGATGCATTGCTTCCAAGAATAGCAAGTGGAAGAACTCCATTCAATGTAAAGAAAGGAGATAATGTCATATTTTCAGCACCTATCATTCCAAATCCAACCAATGCTGCAAACAGACATATTCTTGAATCCAAACTAAAAGCAAATGGTGCAAGAATCTATGCAAATGCTCATGTTTCAGGGCACGCTGGTCGTGAAGACCACAGAGATTTCTTGAGAATGCTTAAGCCTAAGCACATCATTCCTGCTCACGGTGAGCTTGAAATGTTAGTTGCTTATGGAGAGCTTGCAGAGGAAGAAGGATACAGAATAGGAAACAATATTCATATTTTAAGAAATGCACAAGCCCAAGTCTTCAATGGCCACTAG
- the idsA gene encoding short chain isoprenyl diphosphate synthase IdsA → MSDVTDVLKQYSKDVVKTIEENLSVIEPQDLQDACLYLTKAGGKMLRPALTLISAEAVGGKMEDALKTAAALELIHTFSLIHDDIMDDDDMRRGMPSVHKVWDEPVAILAGDTLFSKAFEMVIDSKEENANPANVANALATVADACVKICEGQASDMSFEGNFDVKEAEYSEMIFKKTGALIAAATKAGAIMGGANDETVNALYEYGRMIGTAFQIQDDYLDVISDEKDLGKPVGSDIAKGKMTLMVVKALAESEGEDHERLLEILKDDNCSQDMVDEAIDLFNKYGSIEYAHNLALENVDGAKKVLEILPDSEAKAMLIALADFVIDRSS, encoded by the coding sequence ATGTCTGATGTTACTGATGTCTTAAAACAATATTCCAAAGATGTTGTAAAAACAATTGAAGAGAATCTTAGTGTTATTGAACCACAGGATTTACAGGATGCTTGTCTTTACTTAACTAAAGCTGGTGGAAAAATGCTTAGGCCAGCTCTCACTTTAATCTCTGCAGAAGCAGTTGGAGGAAAAATGGAAGATGCATTGAAAACTGCTGCTGCTTTAGAGCTTATTCATACTTTTTCACTTATTCATGACGATATCATGGATGATGATGACATGAGAAGAGGAATGCCTTCTGTACATAAGGTATGGGATGAACCTGTTGCTATTTTAGCAGGAGATACCTTATTCTCAAAAGCATTTGAAATGGTAATCGATTCCAAAGAGGAAAATGCAAACCCTGCAAATGTTGCAAATGCATTAGCTACTGTTGCAGATGCTTGTGTAAAAATCTGTGAAGGTCAAGCTTCTGATATGAGTTTCGAAGGAAACTTTGATGTGAAGGAAGCGGAATATTCTGAAATGATCTTTAAGAAAACCGGTGCATTAATTGCTGCAGCTACTAAAGCAGGAGCAATTATGGGTGGAGCAAATGACGAAACTGTAAATGCATTATACGAATATGGTCGTATGATTGGTACCGCTTTCCAAATCCAAGACGATTATTTGGATGTAATCAGTGATGAAAAGGATCTTGGAAAACCTGTAGGCAGTGATATCGCTAAAGGTAAGATGACTCTTATGGTTGTTAAGGCGTTAGCTGAATCTGAAGGCGAAGACCATGAAAGATTGCTTGAAATCTTAAAAGATGACAATTGTTCACAAGATATGGTAGATGAAGCAATTGATTTATTCAACAAATATGGTTCCATTGAATATGCTCACAATCTCGCTTTAGAAAACGTTGATGGTGCTAAGAAAGTACTCGAAATATTGCCTGACTCTGAAGCTAAAGCAATGCTTATCGCTTTAGCAGATTTTGTTATAGACAGGTCTTCTTAA
- a CDS encoding restriction endonuclease subunit S: MIKNYKFGEIADIFTGIRVKRYQKGITVEKKILKKTYEDSLKIETEDVEVSEDINPKFYSRKDDIVILLAGSTVSKLEEEGIIIPMYYAVVRVKEGFDVDFVYHLLKSDIFPRELHKIVEGTTLKIIKTTHLKEINLPIPDYETQVEYGRLFKLMDKRINLNQELIELERQNEKFIMKDLLERLEEN, translated from the coding sequence ATGATTAAAAATTATAAGTTTGGTGAAATTGCAGACATTTTCACTGGAATCCGAGTCAAACGTTATCAAAAAGGTATTACAGTAGAGAAGAAAATACTTAAGAAAACGTATGAAGACAGTTTAAAGATTGAAACTGAGGATGTAGAGGTTTCTGAGGACATAAATCCTAAGTTCTATTCAAGGAAAGATGACATTGTCATTTTGCTTGCAGGATCCACAGTAAGCAAGCTTGAAGAAGAGGGAATTATCATCCCTATGTATTATGCTGTTGTAAGGGTTAAGGAAGGATTTGATGTTGACTTCGTATATCACCTTCTTAAAAGTGACATTTTTCCAAGGGAATTGCATAAGATTGTGGAAGGAACTACCTTAAAAATCATCAAAACCACTCACCTAAAAGAGATTAACTTGCCTATTCCTGATTATGAAACTCAAGTTGAATATGGAAGATTGTTTAAATTGATGGACAAAAGAATCAATCTAAACCAAGAATTGATTGAATTGGAAAGACAGAATGAGAAATTTATCATGAAGGACTTATTAGAGAGATTAGAGGAAAACTAA